A region of the Phyllopteryx taeniolatus isolate TA_2022b chromosome 9, UOR_Ptae_1.2, whole genome shotgun sequence genome:
ACCTCATAAATCAAGGCACAAATATAGTATTTTGCACACTGTTTGCAAATGTATGTTGCAAAGCACGCTTCTTTACCCAGCAAACGGGTTGACAGTGGACTCAACAATAGTGTTTTGATTGTTGTTATGTGGTCGTCAGACGGCCACCTTGCGGCCCTACCTGAATGCGGTGCGAGCCACGCTGCAGGCCGCCCTCTGCCTGGAGAACTTCTCCTCTCAGGTGGTGGAGAGACACAACAAGCCTGAAGTGGAAGTACGGTGAGTGGCTTCGCTGTCGTTCTCTCTCCGACGGCCTCAGCCAAGGAAGTGCGGTGAATAACTGAAGCGTTGTCTATGTGGTGCCCACATTCAGGAGTAGCAAAGAGCTTCTCCTCCAGCCCGTCATCATCAGCCGCAATGACAAAGAGAAAGTCCTCATCGAGGGCTCCATCAACTCAGTCCGAGTCAGCATCGCCGTCAAGCAGGTAAGCGTGATGGCTGGCGTTTTCAGCGTTAAAGCGTCTCTCCACCCGCACGATAACTTGCTCGCTGGCGCTATATCTACCAGGCCGACGAGATAGAGAAGATCCTGTGCCACAAATTCATGCGCTTCATGATGATGAGGGCGGAGAACTTCTTCATCCTGAGGAGGAAACCGGTGGAGGTGAGCGGTCGTGCTGCTGACTACTCAACAGCACTTTGCTCGACTTGCATTACACCACAGCaatgtttcccaaactttttacaccaaggaCCATCTCAAAAAAATACTCGGCTCTTTAAGTACTTATCATTGTgagcaacattaaaatgcagtagcATTGTaggctgatttttttcatgaaaaaattcCTAAAAAGGGTAATTaattattgtaagccattgtaacattatggaTAATGTGAACATAAGCACTCCATGCAAATATAGGAAAgtaaaaaactgtacttaaaaataattcaattaaaatgtatcacacaagttaaatgaaaatttaacctacataaatgtttaaaaacaaacaattcttaaagtccctgtaaagtcaaACTAATggtttgtaaagttgacaccCCACAGAaattgccaaatttgaatgattaaaaaaaattgccaagtatatgaactgaggcttcaaaatcatgccATTGTCTCCATTCTCAGATGGTGTGAGCATGTCAGCTAAATGCGTGAAACCACTCCTCGTTGAAAAATGGAAGCTACTTCATGTAATATCTTTATAATGGCTACACATGCTCAAGTTGTGAAAATATGTCagcagagctgtcaaatgttacggatCGTCCGTTTTtggttacggaaatcactgagaGCTAACCCGTTACGCCCATTTTGTTTTGGAGTTTCAATGAACCAAATTGCTCAAACAAGTTGAAATaatgtgtgaatttgagaaaattctcccATTTCCTGAGCTGGACAATGTCATtaaaatccttcttgaggattttTATCTAacaacacttttactgtaattgataaaaatgtcaattgacatttaatatagtttaccatttcaactGCTTTTATACTCGCgttttggtgatgaaaagcatCTCTTGTCACtttccactttatttttttcattttataaaataaatattgaagccataatttattaacgattctGATTATAGAATAGTGATTatatgcacaattatttttaattgttagATAAtctactgcaataactgtcccatgGTAATGTACTTGACATAATTAaagaaattataaaaatgtagACAAATTATTCAGGAAGTGTATTTCTACAGTATGGCAGCTCTGTGTCCAACTAAAGCCTTCAATGGCTGGGACGTAGCCACTGAGTCA
Encoded here:
- the arpc4 gene encoding actin-related protein 2/3 complex subunit 4, with amino-acid sequence MTATLRPYLNAVRATLQAALCLENFSSQVVERHNKPEVEVRSSKELLLQPVIISRNDKEKVLIEGSINSVRVSIAVKQADEIEKILCHKFMRFMMMRAENFFILRRKPVEGYDISFLITNFHTEQMYKHKLVDFVIHFMEEIDKEISEMKLSVNARARIVAEEFLKNF